The window TCACATAGATGCGCTTGTTGTCGTTGTACGGCAGATACAACTGGTCGCCACCCTTGAGGTAGACGCCCTGCAACTCGGAATCCTGCTGGTTGAGCGAGTCGAGATTGAGCGGATAGACCCGCCCGTTGCGCGTCAGTGTCAGGCCCGACAGGTCAGCATTGTTGGTGTCGATGCCAGCCGTGCCGAGGGCCTCGACCACGCTCAGCGGATTGGTCGAAATCGCTTGCGGGCCGGCCTTGCCGACCGCGCCGGTGACCACGACTTTCTGACTGGCGAAACGCAGCACGGCGACGTCTACCTGCGGCTCGGCGATAAACGCCGACAGGCGCTGTTCGATGTCCGCGCGCAGTTGCTGGATGGTCCGGCCGGCGGCCTGGACTTCCTTGATGAACGGGTAATACAGCGTGCCATCGGAACGCACCAGACGGCCGTTGGCATCAATCTGTTGTTGCGCGCCGGACGGGGCCGTCAGTTCGGGGTGATCCCAGACCGTGATGTACAACACATCGTTATTGCCGATGCGATATTCGGCCGGGGTCGCCAACAGCTCCTTCGGCACCGACGTGCGCTTTTGCGTGGCGCGAGTGGTGGAAATCAGCTTGGGGGTGATCGGGATCAGCTCGACCCGGCTGCTTTCACTGGCCCCTTGGCGGGTGATGTCACTGGTGCTCAGGTATTGGCCCGGGGAAAACATGCAACCTTGTAAAGCGAGACTTGCCAACATTAAAAGAGAAAAACTACGAGTCATAATGGCACTACGCTATTCAAGGGCGAATCTAAAAAGAAGTCACCCGACTTGCGTCGGGCGACCCTTACTGCACTAACAAAAACGTCTGTTAGTTATGCGTGCCGGTTGTACCGGTGGTACCCGTCGTACCGGTGGTACCGCCGTTGGCACTGCCACCGCT of the Pseudomonas sp. Seg1 genome contains:
- a CDS encoding polysaccharide biosynthesis/export family protein → MFSPGQYLSTSDITRQGASESSRVELIPITPKLISTTRATQKRTSVPKELLATPAEYRIGNNDVLYITVWDHPELTAPSGAQQQIDANGRLVRSDGTLYYPFIKEVQAAGRTIQQLRADIEQRLSAFIAEPQVDVAVLRFASQKVVVTGAVGKAGPQAISTNPLSVVEALGTAGIDTNNADLSGLTLTRNGRVYPLNLDSLNQQDSELQGVYLKGGDQLYLPYNDNKRIYVMGEVNQPRALSFKTATMNLSDVLGSVGGLSQTTSNGNAVYVIRGVENLDVEPAKIYQLNAESPTAMALATHFEVRPQDVVYVGPANVTRWNRFISQLVPSASIVGTGASAAKNWSEFSNNSK